In Musa acuminata AAA Group cultivar baxijiao chromosome BXJ3-9, Cavendish_Baxijiao_AAA, whole genome shotgun sequence, a single genomic region encodes these proteins:
- the LOC103997199 gene encoding furostanol glycoside 26-O-beta-glucosidase, with protein sequence MALLCVPLNKGTLASLELPKASQYGWVRGVGKARVQPCHGRRTLSPILCSVQGNGNVAVKPPATLPPHVTLGRSSFPPDFAFGAASAAYQVEGAWNEAGRGPSVWDTLTHDHPEKIADKKNGDVATDSYRRYKDDIEIMKNMGMDSYRFSISWSRILPKGTIEGGINQEGIKYYNDLINELLKNGIKPYVTLFHWDVPQALEDAYGGFLSSKIVNDFKNFASVCFQKFGDRVKHWITLNEPWSFSSMGYSLGKHAPGRCSQLLGCPVGDSLKEPYIVTHNLILAHAAAATLYKKEFKAIQEGEVGITLVSMWFEPYSTSHQDIEAANRAIDFMLGWYMDPLVYGDYPFIMRALVKERLPYFTNDEAEMIKGSYDFIGLNYYTSRYAKATPMSPNYTPILSITDSYAEQLDSKNNVPIGELQGTWINVYPHGMKELLLHMKKRYQNPHIYITENGTCELDNPKLPLDEALEDQFRIDYLSVHLAEVRQAIRQGVCVKGYFAWALTDNFEWEQGYTQRFGLTYIDYDNNLNRHLKSSANWYTRFLHS encoded by the exons ATGGCTCTCCTTTGTGTTCCTCTGAACAAAGGAACCCTGGCTTCTCTTGAACTCCCCAAGGCAAGCCAATATGGATGGGTGAGGGGCGTGGGGAAGGCCAGGGTGCAACCTTGCCATGGCAGACGAACCCTCTCTCCCATCCTGTGTTCTGTTCAAGGGAATGGCAATGTGGCTGTCAAGCCCCCGGCTACACTCCCTCCTCATGTCACTTTGGGGAGAAGCAGCTTCCCCCCTGACTTTGCCTTTGGCGCTGCCTCTGCTGCTTaccag GTGGAAGGAGCATGGAATGAAGCAGGAAGGGGGCCAAGTGTATGGGACACTTTGACCCATGACCATCCAG AAAAAATTGCAGACAAGAAAAATGGGGACGTAGCGACTGATTCCTATCGCAGgtacaaa GATGATATTGAGATTATGAAGAATATGGGCATGGATTCTTATAGGTTTTCCATTTCTTGGTCAAGAATCTTACCAA AGGGCACAATAGAAGGTGGCATAAACCAAGAAGGAATCAAGTACTACAATGATCTCATCAATGAACTCCTAAAAAATG GTATCAAACCCTATGTGACTCTTTTCCATTGGGATGTGCCACAAGCATTGGAAGATGCATATGGAGGTTTCTTGAGTAGTAAGATAGT GAATGACTTCAAAAACTTTGCAAGTGTATGCTTTCAAAAATTTGGTGACAGAGTGAAGCATTGGATCACATTAAATGAGCCATGGTCTTTTAGTAGCATGGGGTACTCCCTTGGCAAACATGCACCAGGGAGATGTTCTCAACTCTTAGGATGCCCAGTGGGTGATTCCTTGAAAGAACCTTACATTGTTACTCACAACCTCATCTTAGCTCATGCAGCTGCTGCTACTTTGTACAAGAAAGAATTTAAG GCAATTCAAGAAGGTGAAGTAGGAATAACGCTTGTGAGCATGTGGTTTGAACCATATTCCACATCTCATCAAGATATAGAAGCAGCCAATAGGGCTATTGACTTCATGCTTGGATG GTATATGGATCCTTTAGTTTATGGAGACTATCCTTTTATTATGAGGGCATTAGTTAAAGAGAGGCTCCCATATTTCACAAACGATGAGGCAGAGATGATCAAAGGCTCTTATGATTTCATTGGGCTTAACTATTACACTTCAAGATATGCAAAGGCAACACCGATGTCTCCAAACTACACACCTATCCTTAGTATTACTGATTCATATGCTGAGCAACTTG ATTCTAAAAATAATGTCCCAATCGGAGAACTT CAAGGCACTTGGATAAATGTTTATCCTCATGGTATGAAAGAACTTTTATTACATATGAAGAAGAGATATCAAAATCCGCATATTTACATTACTGAGAACG GAACATGTGAGTTGGATAACCCAAAACTGCCCTTGGACGAAGCTTTGGAAGATCAATTCAGAATAGATTATCTTTCTGTTCATCTAGCTGAGGTTCGACAAGCCATTCG ACAGGGAGTATGTGTAAAAGGGTACTTTGCATGGGCTCTCACAGACAACTTTGAATGGGAGCAAGGCTACACCCAACGTTTCGGGCTCACCTACATTGACTATGACAACAATCTCAATCGCCACCTCAAGTCATCTGCCAATTGGTACACTCGGTTCCTTCACTCCTAA